A single genomic interval of Streptomyces showdoensis harbors:
- a CDS encoding S28 family serine protease has translation MRKSLRWLVSLSVLIGTVGSTGVATAADTETAGTAVADAQSTDIKDRILAIPGMSLIEEKPYAGYRYFVLNYEQPIDHHRPWAGTFKQRISVLHKDTDRPTVFRTSGYGLSTTPSRAEPTRIIDGNQISMEYRFFTPSRPQPADWSKLDIWQAASDQHRIFTALKSIYGKKWLSTGASKGGMTATYYERFYPRDMDGVVAYVAPNDVVDKEDSAYDRFFENVGTKDCRDRLNAMQREALVRREPLEKKYEAWANAEGATFNTIGSLDKAYEAVALDFVWGFWQYYGQDVCDQIPDAKTASDDVVYDTIDAYSGWSAYTDQGLEPYTPYYYQAATELGSPSIKQPHLAGLSRYGYQPARNFVPREIPMKFKPWVMRDVDQWVRKNANRMLFVYGGNDPWGSEPFHLGKGARDSYVYYAPGANHGANVAGLVEAEKAKATARILAWAGVDAPAVAAAKPLARFDARIDRAVDEDATREHGLRP, from the coding sequence ATGCGTAAGTCGCTCAGATGGCTGGTGTCGCTTTCGGTGCTCATAGGCACCGTCGGATCCACGGGCGTGGCCACCGCCGCGGACACGGAGACGGCCGGCACCGCCGTCGCCGACGCGCAGAGCACGGACATCAAGGACCGCATCCTGGCGATCCCCGGGATGAGCCTGATCGAGGAGAAGCCGTACGCCGGCTACCGCTACTTCGTCCTGAACTACGAGCAGCCGATCGACCACCACCGCCCCTGGGCGGGCACGTTCAAGCAGCGCATCTCGGTCCTCCACAAGGACACGGACCGGCCCACCGTCTTCCGCACCAGCGGCTACGGGCTGAGCACCACCCCGAGCCGGGCCGAGCCGACCCGGATCATCGACGGCAACCAGATCTCCATGGAGTACCGGTTCTTCACGCCGTCCCGGCCGCAGCCCGCCGACTGGTCGAAGCTGGACATCTGGCAGGCCGCCAGCGACCAGCACCGCATCTTCACCGCGCTGAAGTCGATCTACGGCAAGAAGTGGCTCTCCACGGGCGCCTCCAAGGGCGGCATGACGGCCACCTACTACGAGCGCTTCTACCCCCGTGACATGGACGGTGTCGTCGCCTACGTGGCGCCGAACGACGTGGTGGACAAGGAGGACTCGGCGTACGACCGGTTCTTCGAGAACGTCGGCACCAAGGACTGCCGCGACCGCCTCAACGCCATGCAGCGCGAGGCGCTGGTGCGCCGTGAGCCGCTGGAGAAGAAGTACGAGGCCTGGGCGAATGCCGAGGGCGCCACCTTCAACACCATCGGCTCGCTCGACAAGGCCTACGAGGCCGTGGCCCTGGACTTCGTGTGGGGCTTCTGGCAGTACTACGGCCAGGACGTCTGCGACCAGATCCCGGACGCCAAGACCGCGAGCGACGACGTCGTCTACGACACGATCGACGCCTACTCCGGCTGGTCCGCCTACACCGACCAGGGCCTGGAGCCGTACACGCCGTACTACTACCAGGCGGCGACCGAGCTCGGCTCGCCCAGCATCAAGCAGCCGCACCTGGCCGGCCTGAGCCGCTACGGCTACCAGCCCGCCCGCAACTTCGTGCCGCGCGAGATCCCGATGAAGTTCAAGCCGTGGGTCATGCGGGACGTGGACCAGTGGGTCCGGAAGAACGCGAACCGGATGCTGTTCGTCTACGGCGGCAACGACCCGTGGGGCTCCGAGCCCTTCCACCTCGGCAAGGGCGCGCGCGACAGCTACGTGTACTACGCGCCGGGCGCCAACCACGGTGCCAACGTGGCCGGTCTGGTCGAGGCCGAGAAGGCCAAGGCCACCGCCCGCATCCTCGCCTGGGCCGGGGTCGACGCCCCGGCGGTCGCGGCGGCCAAGCCGCTGGCCCGCTTCGACGCCCGCATCGACCGGGCGGTCGACGAGGACGCGACCCGCGAGCACGGCCTGCGCCCGTAG
- a CDS encoding glycoside hydrolase family 3 protein, with translation MHHRAPSSDPSSDRSPSPSRRTLLTVTAVAAAAAVTGVTVPAAHAGERRHGDRALRDLVSGMSLEEKVGQLFVMRVYGHSATAPDQADIDANLREIGVRDAAELVERYHVGGIIYFGWAHNTRDPHQIAELSNGIQRAALAQATPIPLLLSTDQEHGVVARIGEPATLLPGAMALGASGSHEDARAAGRIAGAELAALGIRQDYAPVADVNVNPANPVIGVRSFGADPEAVAGLVAAQVKGYQRAGVAATSKHFPGHGDTAVDSHNGLPVITHTAEQWAAIDAPPFQAAIRAGIESIMTAHIVVPALDPSGDPATLSRPILTGILRERLGFDGVVVTDSLSMEGVRTKYGDDRVPVLALKAGADQLLNPPKLDLAWNAVLKAVKDGELTEARLDESILRILRLKARVGLFEDPYVTSDGVDRTVGTRAHLDRADRIAERTTTLVVNEEGFLPLSRRTHPKVLVVGADPASPSGTTGPPTTVLAAAFAELGYTATSVSTGTVPTAALIERAVAAAAGQDVVVVGTYNLTPTTSQLTLLARLTATGVPVVTIALRNPYDVARITGQRASLATYSWTDVEMRAAVRVMAGRVKPRGRLPVAVQSAADPAQVLYPVGHGLSYR, from the coding sequence TTGCACCACCGCGCCCCCTCCTCGGATCCCTCGTCCGACCGCTCGCCCTCCCCCTCCCGCCGGACCCTCCTCACGGTGACCGCCGTGGCCGCGGCCGCCGCCGTCACGGGCGTGACCGTCCCCGCCGCCCACGCCGGCGAGCGGCGCCACGGCGACCGCGCGCTCCGGGACCTCGTCTCCGGGATGTCGCTGGAGGAGAAGGTCGGCCAGCTCTTCGTCATGCGGGTGTACGGCCACTCCGCCACCGCCCCCGACCAGGCCGACATCGACGCCAACCTCAGGGAGATCGGCGTCCGCGACGCCGCCGAGCTCGTCGAGCGCTACCACGTCGGCGGCATCATCTACTTCGGCTGGGCCCACAACACCCGCGACCCGCACCAGATCGCCGAGCTCTCCAACGGCATCCAGCGCGCCGCCCTCGCCCAGGCCACCCCGATCCCGCTGCTCCTGTCGACCGACCAGGAGCACGGGGTCGTCGCCCGGATCGGCGAGCCCGCCACCCTGCTGCCCGGCGCCATGGCGCTCGGCGCGAGCGGCTCGCACGAGGACGCCCGCGCGGCCGGCCGGATCGCGGGCGCCGAGCTGGCCGCCCTCGGCATCCGGCAGGACTACGCACCGGTCGCCGACGTCAACGTCAACCCGGCCAACCCGGTCATCGGCGTCCGCTCCTTCGGCGCCGACCCCGAGGCCGTCGCCGGACTGGTCGCGGCGCAGGTCAAGGGCTACCAGCGGGCCGGGGTCGCGGCCACCTCCAAGCACTTCCCAGGCCACGGCGACACGGCCGTCGACAGCCACAACGGGCTGCCCGTCATCACCCACACCGCCGAGCAGTGGGCGGCCATAGACGCACCGCCGTTCCAGGCCGCGATCCGGGCCGGCATCGAGTCCATCATGACCGCGCACATCGTCGTCCCCGCGCTCGACCCGAGCGGGGACCCGGCGACCCTGTCCCGGCCGATCCTCACCGGCATCCTGCGCGAACGGCTCGGCTTCGACGGCGTGGTGGTGACCGACTCGCTCAGCATGGAGGGCGTGCGCACCAAGTACGGCGACGACCGCGTCCCCGTCCTCGCCCTCAAGGCGGGCGCCGACCAGCTGCTCAACCCGCCGAAGCTGGACCTCGCCTGGAACGCGGTCCTGAAGGCCGTCAAGGACGGCGAGCTGACCGAGGCGCGGCTCGACGAATCGATCCTCCGGATCCTGCGGCTGAAGGCCCGGGTGGGTCTGTTCGAGGACCCGTACGTCACCTCCGACGGAGTGGACCGCACCGTCGGCACCCGCGCCCACCTGGACCGCGCCGACCGGATCGCCGAGCGCACCACGACCCTGGTGGTCAACGAGGAGGGCTTCCTCCCGCTGAGCCGCCGCACCCACCCCAAGGTGCTGGTCGTCGGCGCCGACCCGGCCTCGCCGTCCGGTACCACCGGCCCGCCGACCACGGTGCTGGCCGCCGCCTTCGCCGAGCTCGGCTACACCGCCACGTCGGTGTCCACCGGCACCGTCCCCACCGCCGCTCTGATCGAGCGGGCGGTGGCCGCCGCGGCCGGCCAGGACGTCGTCGTCGTGGGGACGTACAACCTCACGCCGACCACGAGCCAGCTCACCCTGCTGGCCCGGCTCACCGCGACCGGGGTGCCGGTGGTGACCATCGCGCTGCGCAATCCGTACGACGTCGCCAGGATCACAGGACAGCGGGCCAGCCTCGCCACCTACTCCTGGACGGACGTCGAAATGCGCGCCGCCGTACGGGTGATGGCGGGCCGGGTGAAGCCGCGCGGCCGGCTGCCCGTGGCCGTGCAGAGCGCCGCGGACCCCGCGCAGGTGCTGTACCCGGTCGGCCACGGCCTCTCGTACCGCTGA
- a CDS encoding LysR family transcriptional regulator produces MLDLGRLRALHAVAVHGSVGAAAAALGYTPSAVSQQIAKLERETRTTLLERSGRGVRLTDEAHQLADTAQQLMSLVEAAEVRLEERRGLPAGRLTIGCFASAARGLMPRALAGLARRHPDLDVRLSEVDPHLSVDLVGRGVIDLAVAHDWDIAPLPVPPGVEQAVIGDDLCDVLVPAGHPLAARESVRREELTQERWITQPPGTVCHDWLMRTLRATGCEPLIAHQAEENHTQVALVAAGLGVALVPRLGRGALPPEVAPVHLDPMPTRRLRALWRTGAARRPAITETVRTLQELWPEVAAAS; encoded by the coding sequence GTGCTCGATCTCGGACGTCTGCGCGCCCTGCACGCCGTCGCCGTCCACGGCAGCGTCGGCGCGGCCGCCGCCGCCCTCGGCTACACGCCCTCCGCCGTCTCGCAGCAGATCGCCAAGCTGGAGCGGGAGACCCGCACGACCCTGCTCGAACGCAGCGGCCGCGGCGTCAGGCTCACCGACGAGGCGCACCAACTCGCCGACACCGCGCAGCAATTGATGTCGCTCGTGGAGGCGGCGGAGGTCCGGCTCGAAGAACGCCGGGGGCTTCCCGCGGGGCGGCTGACCATCGGCTGTTTCGCGAGTGCGGCGCGCGGCCTGATGCCCCGGGCGCTCGCCGGTCTGGCCCGCCGCCACCCGGATCTGGACGTCCGCCTGTCGGAGGTGGACCCGCACCTGTCCGTGGACCTGGTCGGGCGGGGCGTGATCGACCTGGCCGTCGCGCACGACTGGGACATCGCCCCGCTCCCCGTACCGCCCGGGGTGGAGCAGGCGGTGATCGGGGACGACCTGTGCGACGTCCTCGTGCCGGCGGGGCACCCGCTGGCGGCGCGGGAGTCGGTGCGCCGGGAGGAGCTGACCCAGGAGCGGTGGATCACCCAACCGCCGGGGACGGTGTGCCACGACTGGCTGATGCGGACGCTGCGGGCCACCGGCTGCGAGCCGCTGATCGCCCATCAGGCGGAGGAGAACCACACCCAGGTCGCCCTGGTCGCCGCCGGGCTCGGGGTCGCCCTCGTGCCGCGCCTGGGCCGCGGGGCGCTGCCGCCGGAGGTGGCCCCGGTGCACCTCGATCCGATGCCGACCCGGCGGCTGCGGGCGCTGTGGCGGACCGGGGCGGCGCGGCGGCCCGCGATCACCGAGACCGTCCGCACCCTCCAGGAGCTGTGGCCCGAGGTGGCCGCCGCGTCCTGA
- a CDS encoding EamA family transporter — MRPAHLALAALVAAVWGVNFVVIEIGLDHFPPLLFSALRFLVAALPAVFFVGRPKVAWKWIVGVGLALGVAKFGLLFTGMDLGAPAGLSSLVLQVQAVFTGLFAFLALGERPGRVKLLGMGVALAGIGVAAVDEGASGPLTGFALIIAAAACWGVSNVLTRKAAPPDALNFMVWVSTVPVLPLLALSLLLEGPERDLAALRGLDWTGAGVIVYVAWVTTVFGFGAWGWLLRRHPASSVAPFSLLVPVFGMTSAALFLGEAVSPLRWCAAALLVGGVALTSVTAGRRPAAERAGAAGDRERNVHVPLIKTPENARNAAGVPNSGAPAGVTTPAALADPVPKERA; from the coding sequence ATGCGCCCCGCCCACCTCGCCCTCGCCGCCCTGGTCGCCGCCGTCTGGGGAGTCAACTTCGTCGTCATCGAGATCGGCCTCGACCACTTCCCGCCGCTGCTCTTCTCCGCCCTCCGCTTCCTCGTCGCCGCCCTCCCCGCGGTCTTCTTCGTCGGGCGCCCCAAGGTGGCGTGGAAGTGGATCGTGGGCGTCGGACTCGCCCTCGGGGTGGCCAAGTTCGGACTGCTCTTCACCGGCATGGACCTCGGTGCCCCGGCCGGCCTGTCCTCCCTGGTCCTCCAGGTCCAGGCCGTCTTCACCGGCCTGTTCGCCTTCCTCGCGCTCGGGGAACGACCGGGCCGGGTGAAGCTGCTCGGCATGGGCGTCGCCCTGGCCGGCATCGGCGTCGCCGCCGTCGACGAGGGCGCCTCGGGCCCCCTCACCGGCTTCGCCCTGATCATCGCCGCCGCCGCGTGCTGGGGCGTCTCCAACGTCCTCACCCGCAAGGCCGCCCCGCCCGACGCCCTCAACTTCATGGTCTGGGTCAGCACCGTGCCCGTCCTGCCGCTGCTCGCCCTCTCCCTCCTCCTCGAAGGCCCGGAGCGGGACCTGGCGGCGCTGCGCGGGCTCGACTGGACCGGCGCCGGCGTCATCGTCTACGTCGCCTGGGTCACGACCGTCTTCGGCTTCGGCGCCTGGGGCTGGCTGCTCCGCCGGCACCCCGCCTCCTCGGTGGCCCCCTTCTCCCTCCTGGTCCCGGTCTTCGGCATGACCTCCGCGGCCCTCTTCCTGGGCGAGGCGGTCAGCCCCCTGCGCTGGTGCGCCGCCGCCCTCCTCGTCGGGGGCGTCGCCCTGACCTCGGTGACGGCGGGCCGGCGGCCGGCCGCGGAAAGGGCTGGCGCGGCGGGGGACCGGGAACGTAACGTGCACGTGCCCTTGATCAAGACC